From a single Bemisia tabaci chromosome 10, PGI_BMITA_v3 genomic region:
- the LOC109030023 gene encoding uncharacterized protein isoform X1, whose product MADRFRSIDAQKLLAGKKVLLLGDSNIRSVYKDLVWFVQHNKLIPDSALKQKLERSHAKDQIVKGDRLHKGRDFTEDRSYHDADYDTLIEYSFITQCYSDNVVGIFEDIKSGELDYDLIIMNSTIWDISRWGPRGIDLFKENLINLMKLVSSSLPEKCMFVWLTALPVSRHIRSVFLVEEIHFLESFVRFMILEANNYARQIIGTYGYDVLDLHFYMRMQQLHMKKDGLHYEPVIMRFISNLILTHCSLSWNVRLPGNVQNIALKNVVSLAYKPDGFKEYIDVQNMLEQMEKVAPNKSSVGSKKKSSSCNEPSLLKVSKSIDSPVVSVADQINQRKLHPLLSGSETLGEALLQSSLLPSFGSSRNMFVVDDSSVPAETQTKNFQIKSINQTVPKPIKLINQTIPKPIKLINKTKPKLIKLINQTKPKLIKLINQTKPKPIKLINQTKSSIQTEIKRISIPKATVTNAVSSSSKCALTRGKHHHAPLHRKNNGPLRPEDFTRPPATVTNQSSSTPLGPSLNISEAKSNPISRFCQEDISQVSSQRVTESSHIPKCALCRSYKHDMFRCAKWQTSCFTTRLRYLAKCFRCTKCLSQEHSTSGCKNKERCGFCGEDHHTMYHSIRKSISSTLAAIKKPTSPALPPSVSSGHFFLPPSTQNSQHAQNDACLVRSSVDVTRAESSQIPHSYQEIVPLANTQSNPISRFCQEDISQVSSQKVTKSSHTPRCTFCRSYKHDMFRCAKFASLSVPTRLRFLARCFRCIKCISNQHSSSLCKNKERCGFCGEDHYTLFHSVRRKPISSTHAAVVQPTSPALPPSVSSGHFFLPPSTQNSQYAQNDACLVRSSVDVTRAESSQIPHSYQEIVPLANTQYFTHNSSVTYGATYNFSVTFAAHPPAQNNQQCSFPSGSSYPSPSIVNFQASYVGHAGESIPLPSSSQNGLHFYRSEPNSSHNLSSVSFDNHPPYTTVSHSNPSAPSSTRTSVFDRLDK is encoded by the exons ATGGCTGATCGGTTTAGGAGTATTGATGCCCAAAAGCTGTTGGCAGGCAAAAAAGTCCTCCTACTAGGCGATTCCA ATATTCGATCGGTTTACAAGGATCTGGTTTGGTTTGTTCAGCACAATAAGTTAATTCCAGATTCAGCCCTGAAACAGAAG ttaGAAAGGTCACATGCTAAGGACCAGATAGTCAAAGGTGATCGCTTACACAAAGGGAGAGATTTCACTGAGGACCGTTCCTATCACGACGCT GATTACGATACTCTTATAGAGTATTCATTCATCACACAATGTTATTCTGATAATGTAGTTGGAATCTTTGAAGATATTAAGAGTGGCGAACTGGATTATGATCTTATAATTATGAATTCAACCATCTGGGATATAAGCAG ATGGGGACCCAGGGGCATTGACCTATTCAAAGAGAATCTGATAAACTTGATGAAACTTGTATCAAGTAGTCTGCCGGAGAAATGCATGTTCGTGTGGCTGACGGCTCTTCCAGTCTCTCGGCATATTAGGAGCGTTTTTTTGGTTGAAGAG ATccattttcttgaaagttttgtGCGGTTCATGATCTTAGAAGCGAATAACTATGCAAGGCAGATCATTGGCACTTACGGATACGATGTGCTTGACCTCCACTTTTACATGCGAATGCAGCAGTTACACATGAAAAAAGATGGGCTTCACTATGAGCCTGTCATCATGCGATTCATCTCAAACCTTATTTTGACCCATTGCA GTCTATCGTGGAATGTACGTCTGCCAGGCAATGTCCAAAACATCGCCTTGAAAAATGTTGTGAGCCTTGCATACAAGCCAGATGGTTTCAAGGAATATATCGATGTTCAGAATATGCTGGAGCAAATGGAAAAAGTTGCTCCCAATAAATCGTCTGTCGGTTCGAAGAAAAAATCCTCCTCATGCAATGAGCCCT CGCTGTTAAAAGTTTCTAAAAGCATTGATTCACCTGTGGTTTCAGTCGCAGACCAAATTAATCAGAGAAAGTTGCATCCACTTTTATCTGGAAGTGAAACGCTTGGTGAAGCCCTCCTTCAGTCCTCTCTACTCCCTTCCTTTGGTTCTAGCAGGAACATGTTTGTTGTTGACGATTCCTCCGTCCCTGCAGAAACACAaaccaaaaatttccaaatcaaaTCCATCAACCAAACCGTACCAAAACCAATCAAATTAATCAATCAAACTATACCAAAACCAATCAAATTAATCAACAAAACCAAACCAAAACTAATCAAATTAATCAACCAAACGAAACCAAAACTAATCAAGTTAATCAATCAAACAAAACCAAAACCAATCAAACTAATCAACCAAACCAAATCAAGTATCCAAACTGAAATCAAACGCATCTCCATCCCTAAGGCCACCGTAACAAACGCTGTTAGTAGTTCCTCTAAGTGTGCCCTAACTCGAGGTAAACACCATCACGCCCCTTTGCATCGGAAGAATAATGGACCTCTGCGTCCTGAGGATTTCACTCGCCCTCCAGCAACTGTTACCAATCAGTCTTCTTCCACTCCTCTTGGCCCCTCTCTGAATATTTCTGAAGCTAAATCCAATCCAATTTCTCGTTTTTGTCAAGAGGATATTTCTCAAGTCAGTTCCCAAAGAGTCACTGAATCAAGCCACATTCCCAAATGTGCTTTGTGTAGATCATATAAACATGATATGTTCCGGTGTGCAAAGTGGCAAACTTCGTGTTTTACCACTCGTTTGAGATATTTGGCAAAGTGCTTTCGTTGCACTAAGTGTTTGAGTCAAGAACACTCAACATCTGGATGCAAGAATAAAGAAAGGTGCGGTTTTTGTGGAGAAGACCATCATACAATGTATCATTCGATCAGGAAATCCATCAGTTCCACACTTGCTGCGATAAAGAAGCCCACTTCGCCTGCCTTGCCTCCATCAGTTTCGTCTGGTCACTTTTTTTTGCCTCCATCCACACAAAATTCTCAACATGCACAAAATGATGCTTGCCTTGTCAGGTCTTCTGTTGATGTAACCAGAGCTGAATCTAGTCAAATTCCACATTCTTATCAAGAAATTGTGCCCTTGGCCAATACCCAATCCAATCCAATTTCTCGTTTTTGTCAAGAGGATATTTCCCAAGTCAGTTCCCAAAAAGTGACTAAATCAAGCCACACTCCCAGATGTACTTTCTGTAGATCATATAAACATGATATGTTCCGGTGTGCAAAGTTTGCCTCTTTATCCGTCCCCACTCGTTTGAGATTTTTGGCAAGGTGCTTTCGTTGCATTAAATGTATAAGTAATCAACATTCATCATCTTTATGCAAGAATAAAGAAAGGTGCGGTTTTTGTGGAGAGGACCATTATACATTGTTTCATTCGGTCAGGAGAAAACCCATCAGTTCCACACATGCTGCGGTAGTGCAGCCCACTTCGCCTGCCTTGCCTCCATCAGTTTCGTCTGGTCACTTCTTTTTGCCTCCATCCACACAAAATTCTCAATATGCACAAAATGATGCTTGCCTTGTCAGGTCTTCTGTTGATGTAACCAGAGCTGAATCTAGTCAAATTCCACATTCTTATCAAGAAATTGTGCCCTTGGCCAATACCCAATACTTTACACACAATTCCAGCGTTACGTATGGTGCTACATACAATTTCAGCGTTACGTTTGCTGCTCACCCTCCTGCTCAAAATAATCAACAGTGTTCATTTCCCTCAGGATCATCTTATCCATCCCCTTCTATTGTTAATTTTCAGGCCAGCTACGTAGGCCATGCCGGCGAGTCTATTCCACTTCCTTCTTCCTCTCAAAATGGTCTTCACTTTTACAGATCCGAACCCAATTCTTCACATAATCTTTCCTCTGTCAGCTTTGATAATCATCCACCTTATACTACTGTCAGCCATTCCAATCCCTCTGCCCCCTCATCCACCCGAACATCAGTCTTTGACAGACTTGACAAGTGA
- the LOC109030023 gene encoding uncharacterized protein isoform X2 yields the protein MADRFRSIDAQKLLAGKKVLLLGDSNIRSVYKDLVWFVQHNKLIPDSALKQKLERSHAKDQIVKGDRLHKGRDFTEDRSYHDADYDTLIEYSFITQCYSDNVVGIFEDIKSGELDYDLIIMNSTIWDISRWGPRGIDLFKENLINLMKLVSSSLPEKCMFVWLTALPVSRHIRSVFLVEEIHFLESFVRFMILEANNYARQIIGTYGYDVLDLHFYMRMQQLHMKKDGLHYEPVIMRFISNLILTHCSLSWNVRLPGNVQNIALKNVVSLAYKPDGFKEYIDVQNMLEQMEKVAPNKSSVGSKKKSSSCNEPFADQINQRKLHPLLSGSETLGEALLQSSLLPSFGSSRNMFVVDDSSVPAETQTKNFQIKSINQTVPKPIKLINQTIPKPIKLINKTKPKLIKLINQTKPKLIKLINQTKPKPIKLINQTKSSIQTEIKRISIPKATVTNAVSSSSKCALTRGKHHHAPLHRKNNGPLRPEDFTRPPATVTNQSSSTPLGPSLNISEAKSNPISRFCQEDISQVSSQRVTESSHIPKCALCRSYKHDMFRCAKWQTSCFTTRLRYLAKCFRCTKCLSQEHSTSGCKNKERCGFCGEDHHTMYHSIRKSISSTLAAIKKPTSPALPPSVSSGHFFLPPSTQNSQHAQNDACLVRSSVDVTRAESSQIPHSYQEIVPLANTQSNPISRFCQEDISQVSSQKVTKSSHTPRCTFCRSYKHDMFRCAKFASLSVPTRLRFLARCFRCIKCISNQHSSSLCKNKERCGFCGEDHYTLFHSVRRKPISSTHAAVVQPTSPALPPSVSSGHFFLPPSTQNSQYAQNDACLVRSSVDVTRAESSQIPHSYQEIVPLANTQYFTHNSSVTYGATYNFSVTFAAHPPAQNNQQCSFPSGSSYPSPSIVNFQASYVGHAGESIPLPSSSQNGLHFYRSEPNSSHNLSSVSFDNHPPYTTVSHSNPSAPSSTRTSVFDRLDK from the exons ATGGCTGATCGGTTTAGGAGTATTGATGCCCAAAAGCTGTTGGCAGGCAAAAAAGTCCTCCTACTAGGCGATTCCA ATATTCGATCGGTTTACAAGGATCTGGTTTGGTTTGTTCAGCACAATAAGTTAATTCCAGATTCAGCCCTGAAACAGAAG ttaGAAAGGTCACATGCTAAGGACCAGATAGTCAAAGGTGATCGCTTACACAAAGGGAGAGATTTCACTGAGGACCGTTCCTATCACGACGCT GATTACGATACTCTTATAGAGTATTCATTCATCACACAATGTTATTCTGATAATGTAGTTGGAATCTTTGAAGATATTAAGAGTGGCGAACTGGATTATGATCTTATAATTATGAATTCAACCATCTGGGATATAAGCAG ATGGGGACCCAGGGGCATTGACCTATTCAAAGAGAATCTGATAAACTTGATGAAACTTGTATCAAGTAGTCTGCCGGAGAAATGCATGTTCGTGTGGCTGACGGCTCTTCCAGTCTCTCGGCATATTAGGAGCGTTTTTTTGGTTGAAGAG ATccattttcttgaaagttttgtGCGGTTCATGATCTTAGAAGCGAATAACTATGCAAGGCAGATCATTGGCACTTACGGATACGATGTGCTTGACCTCCACTTTTACATGCGAATGCAGCAGTTACACATGAAAAAAGATGGGCTTCACTATGAGCCTGTCATCATGCGATTCATCTCAAACCTTATTTTGACCCATTGCA GTCTATCGTGGAATGTACGTCTGCCAGGCAATGTCCAAAACATCGCCTTGAAAAATGTTGTGAGCCTTGCATACAAGCCAGATGGTTTCAAGGAATATATCGATGTTCAGAATATGCTGGAGCAAATGGAAAAAGTTGCTCCCAATAAATCGTCTGTCGGTTCGAAGAAAAAATCCTCCTCATGCAATGAGCCCT TCGCAGACCAAATTAATCAGAGAAAGTTGCATCCACTTTTATCTGGAAGTGAAACGCTTGGTGAAGCCCTCCTTCAGTCCTCTCTACTCCCTTCCTTTGGTTCTAGCAGGAACATGTTTGTTGTTGACGATTCCTCCGTCCCTGCAGAAACACAaaccaaaaatttccaaatcaaaTCCATCAACCAAACCGTACCAAAACCAATCAAATTAATCAATCAAACTATACCAAAACCAATCAAATTAATCAACAAAACCAAACCAAAACTAATCAAATTAATCAACCAAACGAAACCAAAACTAATCAAGTTAATCAATCAAACAAAACCAAAACCAATCAAACTAATCAACCAAACCAAATCAAGTATCCAAACTGAAATCAAACGCATCTCCATCCCTAAGGCCACCGTAACAAACGCTGTTAGTAGTTCCTCTAAGTGTGCCCTAACTCGAGGTAAACACCATCACGCCCCTTTGCATCGGAAGAATAATGGACCTCTGCGTCCTGAGGATTTCACTCGCCCTCCAGCAACTGTTACCAATCAGTCTTCTTCCACTCCTCTTGGCCCCTCTCTGAATATTTCTGAAGCTAAATCCAATCCAATTTCTCGTTTTTGTCAAGAGGATATTTCTCAAGTCAGTTCCCAAAGAGTCACTGAATCAAGCCACATTCCCAAATGTGCTTTGTGTAGATCATATAAACATGATATGTTCCGGTGTGCAAAGTGGCAAACTTCGTGTTTTACCACTCGTTTGAGATATTTGGCAAAGTGCTTTCGTTGCACTAAGTGTTTGAGTCAAGAACACTCAACATCTGGATGCAAGAATAAAGAAAGGTGCGGTTTTTGTGGAGAAGACCATCATACAATGTATCATTCGATCAGGAAATCCATCAGTTCCACACTTGCTGCGATAAAGAAGCCCACTTCGCCTGCCTTGCCTCCATCAGTTTCGTCTGGTCACTTTTTTTTGCCTCCATCCACACAAAATTCTCAACATGCACAAAATGATGCTTGCCTTGTCAGGTCTTCTGTTGATGTAACCAGAGCTGAATCTAGTCAAATTCCACATTCTTATCAAGAAATTGTGCCCTTGGCCAATACCCAATCCAATCCAATTTCTCGTTTTTGTCAAGAGGATATTTCCCAAGTCAGTTCCCAAAAAGTGACTAAATCAAGCCACACTCCCAGATGTACTTTCTGTAGATCATATAAACATGATATGTTCCGGTGTGCAAAGTTTGCCTCTTTATCCGTCCCCACTCGTTTGAGATTTTTGGCAAGGTGCTTTCGTTGCATTAAATGTATAAGTAATCAACATTCATCATCTTTATGCAAGAATAAAGAAAGGTGCGGTTTTTGTGGAGAGGACCATTATACATTGTTTCATTCGGTCAGGAGAAAACCCATCAGTTCCACACATGCTGCGGTAGTGCAGCCCACTTCGCCTGCCTTGCCTCCATCAGTTTCGTCTGGTCACTTCTTTTTGCCTCCATCCACACAAAATTCTCAATATGCACAAAATGATGCTTGCCTTGTCAGGTCTTCTGTTGATGTAACCAGAGCTGAATCTAGTCAAATTCCACATTCTTATCAAGAAATTGTGCCCTTGGCCAATACCCAATACTTTACACACAATTCCAGCGTTACGTATGGTGCTACATACAATTTCAGCGTTACGTTTGCTGCTCACCCTCCTGCTCAAAATAATCAACAGTGTTCATTTCCCTCAGGATCATCTTATCCATCCCCTTCTATTGTTAATTTTCAGGCCAGCTACGTAGGCCATGCCGGCGAGTCTATTCCACTTCCTTCTTCCTCTCAAAATGGTCTTCACTTTTACAGATCCGAACCCAATTCTTCACATAATCTTTCCTCTGTCAGCTTTGATAATCATCCACCTTATACTACTGTCAGCCATTCCAATCCCTCTGCCCCCTCATCCACCCGAACATCAGTCTTTGACAGACTTGACAAGTGA
- the LOC109030023 gene encoding PC-esterase domain-containing protein 1A isoform X3, translating into MADRFRSIDAQKLLAGKKVLLLGDSNIRSVYKDLVWFVQHNKLIPDSALKQKLERSHAKDQIVKGDRLHKGRDFTEDRSYHDADYDTLIEYSFITQCYSDNVVGIFEDIKSGELDYDLIIMNSTIWDISRWGPRGIDLFKENLINLMKLVSSSLPEKCMFVWLTALPVSRHIRSVFLVEEIHFLESFVRFMILEANNYARQIIGTYGYDVLDLHFYMRMQQLHMKKDGLHYEPVIMRFISNLILTHCSLSWNVRLPGNVQNIALKNVVSLAYKPDGFKEYIDVQNMLEQMEKVAPNKSSVGSKKKSSSCNEPYKSRGGGKDINRRNRTSRSVPYSPVNGRSRYSRR; encoded by the exons ATGGCTGATCGGTTTAGGAGTATTGATGCCCAAAAGCTGTTGGCAGGCAAAAAAGTCCTCCTACTAGGCGATTCCA ATATTCGATCGGTTTACAAGGATCTGGTTTGGTTTGTTCAGCACAATAAGTTAATTCCAGATTCAGCCCTGAAACAGAAG ttaGAAAGGTCACATGCTAAGGACCAGATAGTCAAAGGTGATCGCTTACACAAAGGGAGAGATTTCACTGAGGACCGTTCCTATCACGACGCT GATTACGATACTCTTATAGAGTATTCATTCATCACACAATGTTATTCTGATAATGTAGTTGGAATCTTTGAAGATATTAAGAGTGGCGAACTGGATTATGATCTTATAATTATGAATTCAACCATCTGGGATATAAGCAG ATGGGGACCCAGGGGCATTGACCTATTCAAAGAGAATCTGATAAACTTGATGAAACTTGTATCAAGTAGTCTGCCGGAGAAATGCATGTTCGTGTGGCTGACGGCTCTTCCAGTCTCTCGGCATATTAGGAGCGTTTTTTTGGTTGAAGAG ATccattttcttgaaagttttgtGCGGTTCATGATCTTAGAAGCGAATAACTATGCAAGGCAGATCATTGGCACTTACGGATACGATGTGCTTGACCTCCACTTTTACATGCGAATGCAGCAGTTACACATGAAAAAAGATGGGCTTCACTATGAGCCTGTCATCATGCGATTCATCTCAAACCTTATTTTGACCCATTGCA GTCTATCGTGGAATGTACGTCTGCCAGGCAATGTCCAAAACATCGCCTTGAAAAATGTTGTGAGCCTTGCATACAAGCCAGATGGTTTCAAGGAATATATCGATGTTCAGAATATGCTGGAGCAAATGGAAAAAGTTGCTCCCAATAAATCGTCTGTCGGTTCGAAGAAAAAATCCTCCTCATGCAATGAGCCCT ACAAGTCAAGAGGAGGCGGCAAAGATATCAATAGAAGGAATAGAACATCACGATCTGTTCCTTATTCGCCTGTTAACGGCCGCTCTCGCTACTCGCGCCGTTAG